A stretch of Aspergillus nidulans FGSC A4 chromosome VI DNA encodes these proteins:
- a CDS encoding uncharacterized protein (transcript_id=CADANIAT00009594) produces MVRTLRANWHRTYLFILGFVRRRNDTLNDLSAALRPSKS; encoded by the exons ATGGTGAGAACACTTAGGGCGAACTGGCATCGGACATA TCTATTCATACTGGGGTTTGTGCGCCGCAGAAACGACACTTTGAATGATTTATCAG CCGCTCTCCGACCCTCAAAGTCATGA
- a CDS encoding uncharacterized protein (transcript_id=CADANIAT00009595) produces MRFRLGRCVSAAFPLIRHRSFHHVPRLADVPTIYENSLQKTLEEHRALNRSRLIRKVYVQSDSDQSDGPYYSAEKPVDSDLSQSPKSQGQPWRTEEQPPTVLHGYGPVTKRRTTKDKPRPKGLMQTLSPPVDWKATADKPRQYPWLDGLNPPTPFSDGLAQLSAEVEALEKYLTPSAQEREVADRIASDVTDLLSSDKLDQSIHIARTGFTMSHSALDLMVSFVDQDKSTGSNREPYEGYVNKKRRQKELLELARRALRQSSTYELLLNKRQRKLMVLHKPTGLLLRIICAPDKPATLEYLRDFHAEYPTLSSLYMVIRLILEVRGLFASTQNSMDNTELQLLIAAFLKMNHGRFRRDALRGESLLAFLYTFGMQVDLTTTGVAVDPPGFFTAESVASACTMYDPGDIPAFLRGQSSLIKTKTNAMKWGNEHVGLKLLIQDPENYMRHAPGTCSRTIELQPVFLEAYLRLKFALDSWVPRHVRPFNSILNSALRANFHDFEGRRAAILGSSGKI; encoded by the coding sequence ATGCGCTTTCGCCTAGGCCGTTGCGTATCAGCCGCCTTTCCTCTTATACGCCATCGAAGTTTCCACCATGTTCCCAGGCTGGCCGATGTTCCGACCATTTATGAGAACAGTCTTCAGAAGACTCTCGAAGAGCATAGAGCGTTGAATCGCAGCCGTCTAATTCGCAAGGTCTATGTACAGTCTGACTCGGATCAGTCTGATGGCCCTTACTATTCTGCGGAGAAACCTGTCGACTCTGACTTGTCTCAGTCGCCTAAATCACAAGGCCAGCCATGGAGGACGGAGGAACAACCACCTACCGTTCTTCATGGTTACGGGCCCGTTACCAAACGGAGGACGACGAAAGACAAACCAAGGCCTAAGGGATTAATGCAGACCTTATCTCCGCCAGTTGACTGGAAAGCCACTGCAGATAAACCAAGACAGTACCCATGGCTTGATGGACTAAACCCTCCCACGCCTTTTTCAGACGGCCTCGCGCAGCTTAGCGCAGAGGTTGAGGCTCTCGAAAAATACTTGACCCCAAGTGCTCAGGAGAGAGAAGTGGCAGATCGGATCGCGTCCGATGTCACCGATCTCCTTTCAAGCGATAAGCTTGATCAATCAATTCACATCGCTCGCACTGGCTTCACAATGAGCCATTCGGCTCTCGACTTGATGGTTTCATTCGTGGATCAAGACAAGTCAACTGGCAGTAACAGAGAGCCATATGAGGGTTATGTAAACAAAAAACGCAGGCAAAAGGAGCTTCTAGAACTCGCCCGCCGTGCCCTTAGACAGTCTTCTACCTATGAACTTCTGCTCAATAAACGGCAGAGGAAACTTATGGTACTTCATAAGCCCACTGGTCTCTTGCTTCGGATTATCTGCGCCCCAGATAAACCCGCAACCCTCGAGTATCTTCGAGACTTCCATGCAGAGTACCCGACTCTCAGCTCCTTATATATGGTCATACGATTAATTCTTGAAGTCAGAGGACTTTTCGCCAGCACTCAGAATTCTATGGACAACACTGAACTGCAATTACTCATTGCCGCCTTCCTCAAAATGAATCATGGCCGCTTCCGACGGGATGCCCTTCGTGGCGAATCGTTGCTCGCATTTCTATACACTTTCGGCATGCAGGTAGACCTCACCACAACCGGTGTAGCCGTCGATCCTCCGGGTTTCTTCACTGCGGAGTCCGTAGCAAGTGCCTGCACAATGTACGATCCTGGTGATATACCTGCTTTTCTCCGCGGCCAAAGCTCGCTCATTAAAACGAAGACAAACGCCATGAAATGGGGCAACGAGCACGTTGGCTTAAAGCTTTTGATACAGGACCCAGAAAATTACATGAGACATGCGCCTGGGACTTGCTCAAGAACGATAGAATTACAGCCCGTTTTTCTGGAGGCTTATTTGCGTCTTAAATTTGCTCTTGACTCCTGGGTACCTCGACATGTTCGGCCATTCAATAGCATTCTCAATTCTGCTTTGCGTGCAAACTTTCATGACTTTGAGGGTCGGAGAGCGGCTATACTTGGCAGCAGTGGCAAAATATAG